The following proteins are encoded in a genomic region of Bufo bufo chromosome 11, aBufBuf1.1, whole genome shotgun sequence:
- the LOC120981585 gene encoding sialidase-like: protein MRLHQYTTVTTTLQSPVYPSHYHTPQSPVYPSHYYTPQSPVYYSHYYTPQSPVYYSHYYTPQSPVYYSHYYTPQSPVYYSHYYTPQSPVYYSHYYTPQSPVYYSHYHTTVTSTPQSLLHPTVTSILQSLLHPTVTSILQSLLHPTVTSILQSLLHPTVTSILQSLLHPTVTSILQSLLHPTVTSILQSLLHPTVTSILQSLPHYSHQYTPVTTTPHSHQYTTVTTTPHSHQYTTVTTTPHSHQYTTVTTTPHSHQYTTVTTTPQSLLHPTVTITSILQSLLHPTVTSILQSLLHPTVTSILQSLLHPTVTSILQSLLHPTVTSILQSLLHPTVTSTLPSLLHPSHYYTPQSPVYYSHYYTPQSPVYYSHYYTPQSPVYYSHYYTPQSPVYYSHYYTPQSPVYYSHYYTPQSPVHYRHYYTPVTTTPHSHQYTTVTTTPHSHQYTPVTTTPHSHQYTPVTSILQSLLHPTVTSILWSLFSYY, encoded by the exons ATGAGACT TCACCAGTATACTACAGTCACTACCACACTACAGTCACCAGTATACCCCAGTCACTACCACACCCCACAGTCACCAGTATACCCCAGTCACTACTACACCCCACAGTCACCAGTATACTACAGTCACTACTACACCCCACAGTCACCAGTATACTACAGTCACTACTACACCCCACAGTCACCAGTATACTACAGTCACTACTACACCCCACAGTCACCAGTATACTACAGTCACTACTACACCCCACAGTCACCAGTATACTACAGTCACTACTACACCCCACAGTCACCAGTATACTACAGTCACTACCACACTACAGTCACCAGTACACCCCAGTCACTACTACACCCCACAGTCACCAGTATACTACAGTCACTACTACACCCCACAGTCACCAGTATACTACAGTCACTACTACACCCCACAGTCACCAGTATACTACAGTCACTACTACACCCCACAGTCACCAGTATACTACAGTCACTACTACACCCCACAGTCACCAGTATACTACAGTCACTACTACACCCCACAGTCACCAGTATACTACAGTCACTACTACACCCCACAGTCACCAGTATACTACAGTCACTACCACACTACAGTCACCAGTACACCCCAGTCACTACTACACCCCACAGTCACCAGTATACTACAGTCACTACTACACCCCACAGTCACCAGTATACTACAGTCACTACTACACCCCACAGTCACCAGTATACTACAGTCACTACTACACCCCACAGTCACCAGTACACTACTGTCACTACTACACCCCAGTCACTACTACACCCCACAGTCACCA TCACCAGTATACTACAGTCACTACTACACCCCACAGTCACCAGTATACTACAGTCACTACTACACCCCACAGTCACCAGTATACTACAGTCACTACTACACCCCACAGTCACCAGTATACTACAGTCACTACTACACCCCACAGTCACCAGTATACTACAGTCACTACTACACCCCACAGTCACCAGTACACTACCGTCACTACTACACCCCAGTCACTACTACACCCCACAGTCACCAGTATACTACAGTCACTACTACACCCCACAGTCACCAGTATACTACAGTCACTACTACACCCCACAGTCACCAGTATACTACAGTCACTACTACACCCCACAGTCACCAGTATACTACAGTCACTACTACACCCCACAGTCACCAGTATACTACAGTCACTACTACACCCCACAGTCACCAGTACACTACCGTCACTACTACACCCCAGTCACTACTACACCCCACAGTCACCAGTATACTACAGTCACTACCACACCCCACAGTCACCAGTATACCCCAGTCACTACCACACCCCACAGTCACCAGTATACCCCAGTCACCAGTATACTACAGTCACTACTACACCCCACAGTCACCAGTATACTCTGGTCGCTGTTTAGTTATTATTAG
- the RFX5 gene encoding DNA-binding protein RFX5 isoform X2: MAEDVLYESISTKEGLTAGDVQEDTEPSNLLQKLRNRISKSVQSKVDSILGDVQKLSDYDKLYLYLQLPPGPSGPEKSLDVSSVTTAEHMHACTWIRNHLEEHTDTCLPKQDVYDAYNGLRRKSMVSMPPLPSLDLKMTESSELTDLVQSYNNDVIHASCALICNWAEKILKRSFNNVVEVAQFLIQQHIINPRSANAELVLSMVLSDNSQSSGQKIHKQPPDAAGSKRPGSPDSGAEVTSKNKTTNNLPSSPPQVKKRPPEPQKPANSPQVDALVARLPVLLPRLPTEEKYISSSPPVRFNPPVLAPNLIPGQLKVSPLPFTHGMPLTVTGVNGTGLVSQPVAPPVISMILPDMTNLESHALSKTKQNGSKDFAAAGSTADSKGTKRPAAAAAGMSTEEGPSRRKRGRPRKMDASPAKSSNQGNMAAGRVVMDGTRKDSDREASVLPRPFIPDNQLIVSHRTVDPMEATAGSDTKMAAETVPNQVSVIQDGRQSFAQWTVRPGDSQKQQQGSDKAPTIGQTE, translated from the exons ATGGCCGAGGACGTGCTGTATGAAAGCATTTCTACGAAGGAAGGACTGACGGCTGGAGACGTCCAGGAAGACACCGAGCCCAGCAATCTCCTGCAGAAACTGCGCAACCGCATCTC GAAATCAGTTCAGAGTAAAGTGGACAGCATCCTG GGCGACGTTCAGAAGTTGTCAGATTATGACAAACTGTACCTGTATCTGCAGCTTCCACCAGGACCCAGCGGCCCAGAGAAAAG CCTGGACGTGAGCTCCGTGACCACCGCTGAACATATGCACGCGTGCACGTGGATCCGCAATCACCTGGAGGAACACACTGACACCTGCTTACCCAAACAGGACGTGTATGACGCTTACAA CGGTCTGCGGAGGAAGAGTATGGTGAGCATGCCACCGCTACCCAGCCTGGACCTGAAGATGACAGAAAGT TCGGAGCTGACGGACCTGGTCCAGTCGTACAATAATGACGTCATCCACGCCTCCTGCGCCCTCATCTGTAACTGGGCCGAGAAGATCCTGAAGAGATCTTTCAACAATGTGGTGGAGGTCGCCCAGTTCCTCATTCAGCAGCACATCATTAACCCCCGCAGTGCCAATGCCGAGCTGGTCCTCTCCATGGTGCTCTCAG ACAATTCTCAGAGCAGTGGGCAGAAGATTCACAAACAGCCGCCAGATGCAGCAGGGAGTAAGCGGCCGGGGTCTCCTGATAGCGGAGCAGAAGTAACCTCTAAG AACAAGACTACAAACAACCTTCCCAGCAGccccccacaggtgaagaagcgcCCCCCAGAACCTCAGAAGCCGGCCAACAGTCCACAGGTTGATGCCCTGGTGGCCCGTCTCCCAGTTCTCTTACCCCGACTTCCTACAGAAGAGAAGTATATCAGCTCCAGCCCCCCTGTCCGATTTAACCCACCTGTGCTGGCACCAAATCTAATCCCAGGACAATTGAAAGTGTCCCCCCTGCCTTTCACACACGGGATGCCCCTTACAGTGACTGGAGTGAACGGCACAGGACTGGTCTCTCAGCCGGTGGCGCCCCCTGTCATCAGCATGATTCTCCCTGACATGACTAATCTGGAATCTCACGCTCTAAGCAAAACCAAGCAGAACGGCAGCAAAGACTTTGCAGCGGCAGGCAGCACGGCGGACAGTAAAGGAACCAAGCGCCCGGCGGCAGCAGCTGCTGGGATGTCTACAGAGGAAGGACCGTCCAGGAGAAAGCGGGGTCGTCCAAGAAAGATGGATGCCTCTCCTGCCAAATCATCTAATCAAGGAAACATGGCTGCAGGGAGGGTCGTCATGGACGGCACAAGGAAAGACAGTGATAGGGAGGCCAGCGTGCTTCCCAGGCCCTTCATCCCTGACAACCAGCTGATAGTGTCTCACAGAACAGTAGACCCCATGGAAGCTACAGCTGGGAGTGACACAAAGATGGCTGCCGAGACTGTTCCAAACCAGGTCAgtgtcatccaagatggccgacaGAGCTTTGCTCAGTGGAC
- the RFX5 gene encoding DNA-binding protein RFX5 isoform X1, whose product MAEDVLYESISTKEGLTAGDVQEDTEPSNLLQKLRNRISKSVQSKVDSILGDVQKLSDYDKLYLYLQLPPGPSGPEKSLDVSSVTTAEHMHACTWIRNHLEEHTDTCLPKQDVYDAYKRYCDNLCGRPLSVANFGKIIREIFPNIKARRLGGRGQSKYCYSGLRRKSMVSMPPLPSLDLKMTESSELTDLVQSYNNDVIHASCALICNWAEKILKRSFNNVVEVAQFLIQQHIINPRSANAELVLSMVLSDNSQSSGQKIHKQPPDAAGSKRPGSPDSGAEVTSKNKTTNNLPSSPPQVKKRPPEPQKPANSPQVDALVARLPVLLPRLPTEEKYISSSPPVRFNPPVLAPNLIPGQLKVSPLPFTHGMPLTVTGVNGTGLVSQPVAPPVISMILPDMTNLESHALSKTKQNGSKDFAAAGSTADSKGTKRPAAAAAGMSTEEGPSRRKRGRPRKMDASPAKSSNQGNMAAGRVVMDGTRKDSDREASVLPRPFIPDNQLIVSHRTVDPMEATAGSDTKMAAETVPNQVSVIQDGRQSFAQWTVRPGDSQKQQQGSDKAPTIGQTE is encoded by the exons ATGGCCGAGGACGTGCTGTATGAAAGCATTTCTACGAAGGAAGGACTGACGGCTGGAGACGTCCAGGAAGACACCGAGCCCAGCAATCTCCTGCAGAAACTGCGCAACCGCATCTC GAAATCAGTTCAGAGTAAAGTGGACAGCATCCTG GGCGACGTTCAGAAGTTGTCAGATTATGACAAACTGTACCTGTATCTGCAGCTTCCACCAGGACCCAGCGGCCCAGAGAAAAG CCTGGACGTGAGCTCCGTGACCACCGCTGAACATATGCACGCGTGCACGTGGATCCGCAATCACCTGGAGGAACACACTGACACCTGCTTACCCAAACAGGACGTGTATGACGCTTACAA GCGTTACTGTGACAACCTGTGCGGCAGACCCCTCAGTGTGGCCAACTTTGGGAAGATTATTCGAGAGATATTCCCTAATATCAAGGCCAGGAGGCTGGGAGGAAGAGGACAGTCCAA GTATTGCTACAGCGGTCTGCGGAGGAAGAGTATGGTGAGCATGCCACCGCTACCCAGCCTGGACCTGAAGATGACAGAAAGT TCGGAGCTGACGGACCTGGTCCAGTCGTACAATAATGACGTCATCCACGCCTCCTGCGCCCTCATCTGTAACTGGGCCGAGAAGATCCTGAAGAGATCTTTCAACAATGTGGTGGAGGTCGCCCAGTTCCTCATTCAGCAGCACATCATTAACCCCCGCAGTGCCAATGCCGAGCTGGTCCTCTCCATGGTGCTCTCAG ACAATTCTCAGAGCAGTGGGCAGAAGATTCACAAACAGCCGCCAGATGCAGCAGGGAGTAAGCGGCCGGGGTCTCCTGATAGCGGAGCAGAAGTAACCTCTAAG AACAAGACTACAAACAACCTTCCCAGCAGccccccacaggtgaagaagcgcCCCCCAGAACCTCAGAAGCCGGCCAACAGTCCACAGGTTGATGCCCTGGTGGCCCGTCTCCCAGTTCTCTTACCCCGACTTCCTACAGAAGAGAAGTATATCAGCTCCAGCCCCCCTGTCCGATTTAACCCACCTGTGCTGGCACCAAATCTAATCCCAGGACAATTGAAAGTGTCCCCCCTGCCTTTCACACACGGGATGCCCCTTACAGTGACTGGAGTGAACGGCACAGGACTGGTCTCTCAGCCGGTGGCGCCCCCTGTCATCAGCATGATTCTCCCTGACATGACTAATCTGGAATCTCACGCTCTAAGCAAAACCAAGCAGAACGGCAGCAAAGACTTTGCAGCGGCAGGCAGCACGGCGGACAGTAAAGGAACCAAGCGCCCGGCGGCAGCAGCTGCTGGGATGTCTACAGAGGAAGGACCGTCCAGGAGAAAGCGGGGTCGTCCAAGAAAGATGGATGCCTCTCCTGCCAAATCATCTAATCAAGGAAACATGGCTGCAGGGAGGGTCGTCATGGACGGCACAAGGAAAGACAGTGATAGGGAGGCCAGCGTGCTTCCCAGGCCCTTCATCCCTGACAACCAGCTGATAGTGTCTCACAGAACAGTAGACCCCATGGAAGCTACAGCTGGGAGTGACACAAAGATGGCTGCCGAGACTGTTCCAAACCAGGTCAgtgtcatccaagatggccgacaGAGCTTTGCTCAGTGGAC